A stretch of Ipomoea triloba cultivar NCNSP0323 chromosome 11, ASM357664v1 DNA encodes these proteins:
- the LOC115995608 gene encoding protein RKD2, with amino-acid sequence MSAVQISNPGSNPNIKTDPKSLSFDEVSKLFSLPLSDAADTLGVCTSVLKKICYENGLVRWPYRKFLSGKSIEEIKKDAAKEKQEQHAELPKPAGEKPNLSANSTPSTSKGSPLQNKGSSAGQEMPKSAAASQQQGSKTAQTLSSQHLLSGNLPKGTTAGSDEFKYGFPSDGLSAISYKWWGSRSTDGNEDTKKEGNAEESKQQSAMPMDESAVKTDKSNVDSFGADSLSDLREQAAKEGKEALKLGVYREHSLFKLDLTKRKVLLQVFKSAYPPQWEQE; translated from the exons ATGAGTGCGGTTCAGATCTCAAATCCAGGTTCGAACCCGAATATCAAAACGGATCCCAAATCACTCTCGTTCGACGAGGTTTCAAAGCTCTTCTCTCTGCCCCTCTCCGATGCTGCTGATACATTAG GTGTTTGTACTAGTGTGCTCAAGAAAATATGCTATGAGAATGGTCTTGTGAGGTGGCCATATAGAAAG TTTCTTTCTGGAAAGAGTATTGAGGAAATAAAAAAGGATGCTGCGAAGGAAAAACAGGAACAGCATGCTGAATTGCCAAAACCTGCTGGAGAAAAGCCTAACCTATCAGCAAATTCTACTCCGTCCACATCTAA AGGCTCCCCATTGCAAAACAAAGGCAGTAGTGCTGGACAGGAAATGCCAAAATCCGCAGCTGCTTCCCAGCAACAAGGAAGCAAGACTGCTCAAACTTTGAGTTCCCAGCATTTGCTAAGTGGTAACTTGCCAAAAGGAACTACAGCTGGTTCTGATGAATTTAAATATGGATTTCCATCAGATGGCTTGTCAGCAATCTCTTATAAATGGTGGGGAAGCAGAAGTACTGATGGTAATGAGGATACCAAAAAAGAAGGCAATGCTGAAGAAAGCAAGCAGCAATCAGCAATGCCCATGGATGAATCTGCAGTTAAGACAGATAAAAGCAATGTAGATTCCTTCGGAGCCGATTCACTCTCTGATTTGCGAGAACAAGCTGCCAAAGAAGGGAAAGAAGCCCTGAAGCTCGGAGTCTATCGGGAACACAGCCTATTCAAGCTTGATTTGACAAAGAGAAAGGTGCTTCTTCAAGTATTTAAATCAGCATATCCTCCACAGTGGGAACAGGAGTAA